A genomic window from Punica granatum isolate Tunisia-2019 chromosome 2, ASM765513v2, whole genome shotgun sequence includes:
- the LOC116196499 gene encoding protein FLX-like 4 isoform X1, giving the protein MSLRGRPRPHEGRPNQAPGLMRHGPAPILVPLSGNRPVERIGPPPPPLDLLENKVRAQEAEIERLVAENRRLASTQGTLREELVTAQQEAQRLKAHIKSIQTESDIQMRILRDKIAKYEVDIRAGEGVRIDLERAFKEAQDLVAIRQELLSRIQRANQELKMARTDAEKLQDLNAEFDSLMQEHNRLWATFEYEKSLNIDQVRQMQGMEQNLFSMGREVEKLRSEIMIAEKAAHDPNPHIGGSLNHPNPSYLPQVHGNGPYLDSLGRPLIPVGPLPVEDGTVPYQVRDGGVGLIPSSSSSAAWARPL; this is encoded by the exons ATGTCTTTAAGAGGGCGTCCTCGTCCACATGAAGGGCGTCCCAACCAGGCGCCAGGTTTAATGCGGCATGGTCCAGCTCCCATATTAGTCCCTCTCTCTGGGAACCGCCCGGTAGAGAGAATAGGGCCGCCACCCCCTCCGCTTGACCTTCTCGAAAACAAGGTCCGAGCCCAGGAAGCAGAAATAGAGCGACTAGTAGCAGAGAACCGGAGGTTAGCCTCCACTCAAGGGACGTTGAGAGAAGAGCTAGTCACAGCGCAGCAAGAAGCCCAACGGCTCAAGGCCCACATTAAGAGCATCCAAACCGAAAGTGACATTCAGATGAGGATCCTTCGAGACAAGATTGCTAAGTACGAGGTGGACATAAGGGCTGGGGAGGGCGTGAGGATAGACCTTGAAAGGGCTTTCAAAGAGGCTCAGGACTTGGTTGCAATCAGGCAAGAGCTTCTTTCCCGAATTCAACGGGCAAACCAGGAATTGAAGATGGCACGTACTGATGCTGAGAAGTTGCAGGATTTGAATGCTGAGTTTGACAGTTTGATGCAAGAACACAATCGGTTATG GGCTACTTTTGAGTATGAGAAGAGTTTGAACATAGATCAAGTAAGACAAATGCAAGGAATGGAGCAAAATCTCTTCTCAATGGGAAGGGAAGTGGAAAAATTGCGAAGTGAGATTATGATTGCTGAGAAGGCAGCTCATG ATCCAAATCCACACATAGGAGGCTCGCTGAACCACCCTAATCCTTCTTACCTGCCCCAAGTGCATGGCAACGGACCCTACCTTGACAGTTTAGGAAGGCCTCTCATCCCAGTGGGCCCCCTGCCTGTAGAAGATGGGACAGTTCCATACCAAGTTCGTGATGGTGGAGTAGGACTCATCCCAAGCTCCAGCAGCAGTGCCGCCTGGGCTCGTCCGTTATGA
- the LOC116193630 gene encoding tetraspanin-15: MAAKAKQMDIIVGSIAIFTFLLSLPILASVIWLLYMRDYDCEELLRLPKVQVGIGIALICAFLISNAAVLLRSRIPALGFLLAMVMLIMMFTAGLALLGVYKMASRKVLASPAWLRAKVYDDRHWNNIKSCIYDTGACNDLIKRMSTVKSYDFNMKKLSSIESGCCRPPAICDMDYVNATFWRRKSNIELPVNNSQIVHNDDCDAWRNDMELMCYNCDSCREGFLSALETKWWKLGLFLVLMSLLLTVSHLLLFLASMWQRVAG; this comes from the exons ATGGCAGCAAAAGCAAAACAAATGGACATAATAGTTGGCTCCATAGCCATATTCACCTTTCTCCTCTCCCTTCCAATTCTCGCTTCAGTGATATGGCTATTGTACATGCGCGACTATGATTGCGAGGAACTCCTGAGGCTTCCGAAGGTTCAGGTTGGGATTGGGATTGCCTTAATATGTGCATTCCTTATAAGCAATGCTGCTGTGCTCCTGAGGTCACGAATCCCCGCACTAGGATTCCTTCTAGCAATGGTCATGTTGATCATGATGTTCACAGCGGGTCTTGCCCTTTTAGGAGTTTACAAGATGGCAAGCCGAAAGGTGTTAGCTTCACCGGCATGGCTCAGAGCGAAAGTCTACGATGATCGTCATTGGAATAACATTAAATCATGCATTTATGACACAGGAGCATGTAATGATCTCATAAAAAGAATGTCAACCGTGAAGTCATATGACTTCAATATGAAAAAACTATCCTCCATAGAG TCGGGATGTTGCCGACCTCCAGCAATATGTGACATGGACTATGTGAATGCCACATTTTGGAGAAGGAAATCAAACATCGAGCTTCCCGTCAATAATTCTCAAATTGTGCACAATGACGATTGCGATGCTTGGCGGAATGACATGGAATTGATGTGCTATAACTGCGACTCTTGTCGAGAAGGGTTCTTGAGTGCATTGGAAACCAAGTGGTGGAAACTTGGTTTGTTCCTCGTCCTTATGTCGCTTCTCCTCACTGTTTCTCACCTACTGTTGTTTCTTGCTTCTATGTGGCAGCGCGTTGCAGGATAA
- the LOC116196499 gene encoding protein FLX-like 2 isoform X2, with protein MSLRGRPRPHEGRPNQAPGLMRHGPAPILVPLSGNRPVERIGPPPPPLDLLENKVRAQEAEIERLVAENRRLASTQGTLREELVTAQQEAQRLKAHIKSIQTESDIQMRILRDKIAKYEVDIRAGEGVRIDLERAFKEAQDLVAIRQELLSRIQRANQELKMARTDAEKLQDLNAEFDSLMQEHNRLWATFEYEKSLNIDQVRQMQGMEQNLFSMGREVEKLRSEIMIAEKAAHVIGYR; from the exons ATGTCTTTAAGAGGGCGTCCTCGTCCACATGAAGGGCGTCCCAACCAGGCGCCAGGTTTAATGCGGCATGGTCCAGCTCCCATATTAGTCCCTCTCTCTGGGAACCGCCCGGTAGAGAGAATAGGGCCGCCACCCCCTCCGCTTGACCTTCTCGAAAACAAGGTCCGAGCCCAGGAAGCAGAAATAGAGCGACTAGTAGCAGAGAACCGGAGGTTAGCCTCCACTCAAGGGACGTTGAGAGAAGAGCTAGTCACAGCGCAGCAAGAAGCCCAACGGCTCAAGGCCCACATTAAGAGCATCCAAACCGAAAGTGACATTCAGATGAGGATCCTTCGAGACAAGATTGCTAAGTACGAGGTGGACATAAGGGCTGGGGAGGGCGTGAGGATAGACCTTGAAAGGGCTTTCAAAGAGGCTCAGGACTTGGTTGCAATCAGGCAAGAGCTTCTTTCCCGAATTCAACGGGCAAACCAGGAATTGAAGATGGCACGTACTGATGCTGAGAAGTTGCAGGATTTGAATGCTGAGTTTGACAGTTTGATGCAAGAACACAATCGGTTATG GGCTACTTTTGAGTATGAGAAGAGTTTGAACATAGATCAAGTAAGACAAATGCAAGGAATGGAGCAAAATCTCTTCTCAATGGGAAGGGAAGTGGAAAAATTGCGAAGTGAGATTATGATTGCTGAGAAGGCAGCTCATG TGATAGGATATCGATGA
- the LOC116194109 gene encoding cytochrome c oxidase subunit 6b-2: MADEIDLKTAPADFRFPTTNQTRHCFTRYIEFHRCLTAKGEESGECEKFARYYRSLCPGEWVEKWNEQRENGTFPGPL, translated from the exons ATGGCCGACGAG ATTGATCTGAAAACTGCACCCGCCGATTTCCGATTCCCTACAACAAATCAGACCAGACACTGTTTCACCCGCTACATCGAGTTTCACAG GTGCTTGACTGCAAAGGGTGAAGAGTCGGGTGAATGTGAGAAGTTCGCCCGGTACTACCGTTCATTGTGCCCTGGAGAATGG GTTGAGAAGTGGAATGAGCAGAGGGAGAATGGAACATTCCCGGGTCCCCTGTGA
- the LOC116193629 gene encoding protein CAF40-like has product MAALGHSNSKEFPNLPEEPWDWEEISLNLLRPSDIYSGLFCISLAQRNSGRKRHRLRWMVKPRAVPQLILKLQDPTERESALRMLSSYLFEKREEEPENYYMVGLLLYYSCGTMTLLIQVQSLTQFSEHLMVFLRKEAAMRLINAIILFQCIAANKLTRQKIVSFQMANLLVPLVMHQSPLKVYDNVRAVALSVIGIICQDRELEMIDWAIQSDILEVCWLSIETGNELTKVVGLHILESILQTNFGRSWLLTESNSSQQDKLLKTLGTLVKIMAAYGSCLPRLLFHIIRCYILLCRESRGYDIVKEAVASPLLDGTFSNILKA; this is encoded by the exons ATGGCGGCATTAGGGCATTCAAATTCCAAAGAGTTCCCCAATCTTCCGGAAGAGCCGTGGGACTGGGAAGAAATCTCCCTCAATCTCCTCCGCCCTTCCGACATCTACTCAG GTTTGTTTTGCATTTCCCTAGCTCAAAGAAATTCGGGGAGGAAAAGGCACCGGTTAAGGTGGATGGTAAAGCCAAGGGCAGTCCCACAGTTGATCCTCAAGCTTCAGGACCCTACTGAGAGGGAATCGGCTCTTCGAATGCTCAGTTCCTACCTATTTGAG aaaagggaagaagaaCCAGAGAATTACTACATGGTTGGGTTGCTCTTGTATTATTCATGCGGCACCATGACTCTCTTGATACAGGT ACAATCATTGACTCAGTTTTCTGAACATTTAATGGTGTTTTTAAGGAAAGA GGCAGCCATGCGCCTGATCAATGCCATCATCCTCTTTCAG TGCATTGCAGCAAACAAGTTAACTAGGCAGAAGATTGTCAGCT TCCAAATGGCCAACTTGTTGGTGCCTCTCGTGATGCATCAGTCCCCACTCAAAGTGTATGACAATGTACGAGCAGTCGCTCTGTCAGTGATCGGGATTATATGTCAG GATAGAGAACTTGAAATGATCGACTGGGCTATCCAAAGCGATATCCTGGAAGTATGCTGGTTGAGCATAGAGACCGGGAATGAACTCACCAAAGTG GTCGGGTTGCACATTCTAGAGTCCATCCTACAGACAAATTTTGGGAGATCTTGGCTTCTTACAGAAAGCAACAGCAGCCAGCAGGATAAGTTGTTGAAGACATTGGGAACTCTT GTAAAGATAATGGCTGCATACGGGAGCTGTTTGCCTAGGCTCCTGTTTCATATTATTCGATGTTACATCCTTTTATGCAGGGAATCAAG GGGGTATGACATTGTGAAAGAGGCTGTGGCTAGTCCTCTCCTAGATGGCACTTTCTCCAATATCCTCAAG GCATGA
- the LOC116197468 gene encoding cell wall protein IFF6-like, giving the protein MCSLEGHPTYCFFAGNLLFMVSESRVARKDLGLDLPGIGLGIGAGIGIGIGGSGSGSGPGAGSGSGSGSSSSSRSVSSSSLGSGSGSSGDGSEAGSHAGSYAGSRAGSGSGSEAGSEAGSSDAGSWAGSGSGGD; this is encoded by the coding sequence ATGTGCTCTCTTGAAGGGCACCCTACTTATTGTTTCTTTGCTGGCAACTTGCTTTTCATGGTGTCAGAGAGTCGTGTGGCCAGAAAGGACCTGGGTCTGGACCTCCCCGGGATTGGTCTCGGAATTGGTGCTGGGATAGGCATCGGAATAGGTGGTAGTGGCTCGGGGTCAGGGCCAGGAGCTGGCTCAGGCTCTGGTTCTGGTTCTAGTTCCAGCTCGAGGTCGGTGTCATCGTCCAGCTTGGGTTCTGGGTCGGGATCTTCTGGGGATGGGTCGGAAGCTGGTTCACATGCTGGATCCTATGCAGGGTCTAGGGCTGGTTCTGGGTCAGGGTCTGAAGCTGGGTCGGAAGCTGGCTCATCAGATGCAGGTTCCTGGGCTGGATCGGGATCGGGAGGAGATTAG